A region from the Hydra vulgaris chromosome 10, alternate assembly HydraT2T_AEP genome encodes:
- the LOC136086324 gene encoding uncharacterized protein LOC136086324: protein MNIKYRKREKTPKYTIEQQIKAKKRSRKLVDQLYNTKLLLVIDDEKYFCFAGDNMPGNSGYYTNNKKTCPESVRCIGKEKFPKHLLMWVAISDRGMSESLFRTSKTVAINSSIYINECLEKRLLPFIHKYHGAFNYLFWPDLASSHYSKDSLNWMDQYVYYVDKESSPPNVPQARPIKNFWGHLAQKVYEGDWQASTEQVLIDRIKLKLQEIDLNFLQSHMKGVRAKLRSIADGDVFSYKK from the coding sequence atgaatattaaatatagaaaacgTGAAAAGACTCCAAAATACACTATAGAACAACAAATAAAGGCAAAGAAAAGAAGCAGGAAACTAGTTGACCAACTTTATAACACAAAATTGCTTCTAGTCATCGATGacgaaaaatacttttgttttgcaGGGGACAACATGCCTGGAAATTCTGGATACTACacaaacaacaaaaagacaTGCCCAGAAAGTGTTCGTTGTATAGGAAAAGAGAAATTtccaaaacatttattaatgtGGGTAGCCATATCTGACCGTGGTATGTCCGAGTCATTGTTTCGCACTTCCAAGACTGTAGCGATCAATTCATCaatctatattaatgaatgttTAGAAAAACGACTTCTTCCATTTATTCACAAGTATCATGGAGcctttaactatttattttggcCAGATTTAGCAAGTTCTCATTATTCTAAAGATTCTCTAAATTGGATGGACCAATATGTCTATTACGTTGATAAAGAGTCCAGTCCCCCAAATGTGCCTCAAGCAcgaccaattaaaaatttttggggACATTTGGCACAGAAGGTTTACGAGGGCGATTGGCAAGCTTCAACAGAGCAAGTTTTGATTGATCGCATTAAACTAAAACTACAAGAAattgatttaaactttttacagtCGCATATGAAAGGCGTCAGAGCAAAATTGAGATCAATTGCAGATGGTgatgttttttcatataaaaaataa